From the genome of Edaphobacter dinghuensis, one region includes:
- a CDS encoding DUF3761 domain-containing protein — MKICTRLLTVAAALLAVNVAMAQAPAGSTGQCKDGTYTTAPSKKGACRGHKGVQTWYAANAAPAAAPMAMKSNAAAPAAAPAAMTAAPAKASHQSMASMQQAAGGGPGMVWVNTSTKVYHCPGTKYYGKTKEGKYMSEADAKASGAHADHGTACTK, encoded by the coding sequence ATGAAGATATGTACTCGCTTGTTGACGGTTGCGGCAGCGCTGCTTGCCGTAAATGTGGCCATGGCGCAGGCCCCGGCAGGATCGACTGGGCAGTGCAAGGACGGCACGTATACGACGGCTCCCAGCAAGAAGGGTGCTTGCCGGGGACATAAAGGAGTGCAGACCTGGTATGCGGCGAATGCTGCTCCGGCTGCGGCTCCGATGGCGATGAAGTCGAATGCTGCGGCCCCTGCGGCTGCTCCGGCTGCCATGACAGCCGCTCCAGCTAAGGCTTCGCACCAGTCAATGGCTTCCATGCAGCAGGCGGCCGGCGGCGGACCGGGAATGGTTTGGGTGAATACCTCGACGAAGGTCTATCACTGCCCGGGAACGAAGTACTACGGCAAGACCAAGGAAGGGAAGTATATGTCCGAGGCGGATGCGAAGGCCTCGGGTGCGCACGCCGACCATGGGACAGCTTGCACTAAATAG
- a CDS encoding DHA2 family efflux MFS transporter permease subunit, protein MAASATAPADQTFEATHGVNPWLIAAAVMLATFMEVLDTSIAAVALPYIGGSLSATTDEATWVLTSYLVANAIVLPASNWFSLKFGRKRFLMSCVVIFTAASFACGAAPTLAFMLIARIIQGAGGGALQPLSQAILLESFPPKKRGAAMAVFAFGVVVAPVLGPTLGGWLTDTYSWRYAFYINIPIGILALFMISRFVHDPSYISNKKAPLFDRYGFAALVIWTGCLQVILDKGQEVDWFGATWVRWAALALVVSFVYFIWHSWVHKDTLVDLKVLKDRNFAIGATLIFLFGIAIYSTVVVLPLFYQELLGYTAFTAGLVVAPRGIGAICGMPIIGYLSNRSDPRWLLTFGFFTFGLTTLYFGGLTLEISPTTLLLPILITGFGLSFVFVPINTAAYGTLSNEQIGNASGLFNLMRNVGGSIGISLASTLLTRRSDVHQNLISGSVPLTGQNFQNSLAATTHALTGFFGKSNATLPAQTMLYQQLQRQALSWAFVDVFRWLSLLSFGCIVIVWLFKKVKPGRGPAGAH, encoded by the coding sequence ATGGCCGCATCGGCGACAGCTCCGGCAGACCAGACGTTTGAAGCCACCCACGGCGTCAATCCCTGGCTCATCGCCGCCGCCGTCATGCTGGCCACCTTCATGGAGGTGCTCGACACCTCTATCGCTGCCGTAGCACTGCCCTACATCGGCGGTTCACTCTCGGCCACAACCGACGAGGCCACCTGGGTCCTCACCAGCTACCTCGTCGCCAACGCCATCGTCCTCCCCGCCAGCAACTGGTTCTCCCTCAAGTTCGGACGCAAGCGCTTCCTCATGTCCTGCGTCGTCATCTTCACCGCCGCCAGCTTCGCCTGCGGAGCAGCTCCCACCCTCGCCTTCATGCTCATCGCCCGTATCATCCAGGGCGCAGGAGGCGGAGCACTCCAGCCGCTCTCGCAGGCCATCCTGCTCGAATCCTTCCCGCCCAAAAAGCGCGGAGCAGCCATGGCCGTCTTCGCCTTCGGAGTCGTCGTCGCTCCCGTCCTCGGCCCCACCCTCGGCGGCTGGCTCACCGACACCTACTCCTGGCGCTACGCCTTCTACATCAACATCCCTATCGGCATCCTCGCGCTGTTCATGATCAGCCGCTTCGTCCACGATCCGTCCTACATCAGCAACAAGAAAGCACCGCTCTTCGACCGCTACGGCTTCGCCGCCCTCGTCATCTGGACCGGCTGCCTCCAGGTCATCCTCGACAAAGGTCAGGAAGTCGACTGGTTCGGCGCCACCTGGGTCCGCTGGGCCGCCCTCGCCCTCGTAGTCTCCTTCGTCTACTTCATCTGGCACTCCTGGGTGCACAAGGACACCCTCGTCGATCTCAAGGTCCTCAAAGACCGAAACTTCGCCATCGGCGCGACGCTCATCTTTCTCTTCGGCATAGCCATCTACTCGACCGTCGTCGTGCTGCCGCTCTTCTATCAGGAATTATTGGGCTACACCGCCTTCACCGCCGGTCTGGTCGTCGCGCCGCGCGGCATCGGAGCCATCTGCGGCATGCCTATCATCGGCTACCTCTCCAACAGGTCCGACCCGCGCTGGCTCCTCACCTTCGGCTTCTTTACCTTCGGCCTGACGACGCTCTACTTCGGCGGCCTCACGCTCGAGATCTCCCCGACGACGCTTCTCCTGCCTATCCTCATCACCGGATTCGGCCTCAGCTTCGTCTTCGTGCCCATCAACACCGCCGCCTACGGCACCCTCAGCAACGAGCAGATCGGCAATGCCAGCGGTCTCTTCAACCTGATGCGCAACGTCGGCGGCTCCATCGGTATCTCGCTCGCCTCGACCCTGCTCACCCGCCGCAGCGACGTCCACCAGAACCTCATCTCCGGCTCCGTCCCCCTCACCGGGCAGAACTTCCAGAACAGCCTCGCTGCCACGACCCACGCGCTCACCGGTTTCTTCGGCAAGTCCAACGCCACTCTCCCGGCCCAGACCATGCTCTACCAGCAGCTCCAGCGTCAGGCGCTCAGCTGGGCCTTCGTCGACGTATTCCGCTGGCTCTCCTTGCTCAGCTTCGGCTGCATCGTCATCGTCTGGCTCTTCAAGAAAGTTAAGCCCGGCCGCGGCCCCGCCGGAGCGCATTAA
- a CDS encoding isoaspartyl peptidase/L-asparaginase family protein, whose amino-acid sequence MRLSFLMPLLLSSLVAQAQPWAIAIHGGAGESEWKNMDTATAAAYHASLAKALAAGSAVLARHGSALDAVEASVEVLEDDPLFNAGRGSAFAADGTNEMDAALMNGATLEAGSVASIHFTRHPIALARAVMEKTPYVMMVGTGADAFSRAQGLQQEPPAFFFTEMRWQEFADVMRASGRPVPPRPTGTPPGGSGHASLSNDPHIFSHRFGTVGAVARDAQGHLAAATSTGGMQGKLPGRVGDSPIIGAGTYASDHSCAVSGTGVGEYFIRLTLARQVCTLVEQGKTPQQAADHMIHTELPALKGGEGGVIVLGRTGAPVWSNNTVGIFHAQQVEGGAAEVWVK is encoded by the coding sequence ATGCGTCTATCCTTCCTTATGCCGCTTCTCCTCTCCAGCCTCGTAGCGCAAGCACAACCCTGGGCCATCGCCATCCACGGTGGCGCGGGCGAGTCCGAATGGAAGAACATGGACACGGCGACCGCGGCCGCCTATCACGCTTCACTAGCCAAGGCACTCGCGGCAGGCTCTGCCGTGCTGGCCCGTCACGGCTCCGCGCTCGATGCCGTAGAAGCATCGGTCGAAGTCCTGGAAGACGATCCCCTGTTCAACGCCGGTCGGGGATCGGCCTTTGCCGCCGACGGTACCAACGAGATGGACGCCGCACTGATGAATGGCGCAACCCTCGAAGCCGGTTCCGTGGCAAGCATTCACTTCACGCGCCACCCCATCGCGCTGGCCCGCGCCGTCATGGAGAAGACACCCTACGTCATGATGGTCGGCACAGGAGCCGATGCCTTCTCCCGCGCCCAGGGCTTGCAGCAGGAGCCCCCCGCGTTCTTCTTCACCGAGATGCGCTGGCAGGAGTTTGCCGACGTGATGCGTGCCAGCGGCCGTCCCGTGCCTCCTCGCCCCACCGGCACGCCGCCTGGAGGAAGCGGCCATGCATCGCTCTCCAATGATCCTCACATCTTCTCGCATCGTTTTGGCACCGTAGGAGCGGTTGCACGCGATGCACAAGGGCACCTCGCTGCTGCGACATCAACCGGAGGCATGCAGGGCAAGCTCCCCGGCCGCGTAGGAGATTCGCCCATCATCGGCGCGGGCACCTATGCGAGCGACCACTCCTGCGCCGTCTCAGGCACCGGCGTCGGAGAGTACTTCATTCGGCTCACGCTGGCACGTCAGGTCTGCACGCTGGTAGAACAAGGCAAGACACCGCAGCAAGCCGCCGACCACATGATCCACACGGAACTACCCGCGCTCAAAGGCGGAGAAGGCGGTGTCATCGTGCTGGGCCGTACCGGCGCACCCGTATGGAGCAACAATACCGTCGGCATCTTCCATGCCCAGCAGGTCGAAGGCGGCGCAGCAGAAGTCTGGGTGAAGTAG
- a CDS encoding TerC/Alx family metal homeostasis membrane protein has translation MPAATPISHWIGFHLFLLVLLTFEFFYTRRRTPAPSPAKAHRNAVVSTVLWIVAALAFAGFVFYTLGSESAVQYLAGYAIEESLSIDNLFVFLMLFRLFQIQPLKQPRVLFWGVLGAILMRGAFIAAGIGLLDRFAWISYVFAAILLIAAIRLVLPSSHSEETPVWIRWLSKVHPVSLTQDHFFVIEDNRRMATVLFLALVAIELADVVFALDSIPAVLSITRHPFLAYTSNIMAVMGLRSLYFLLVHFLAKLRFLHYGLAAVLAFAAIKMLSGHWIEIGPLLSLGVIVVLLGITVTASFIAQPAQK, from the coding sequence ATGCCCGCTGCCACCCCCATCAGCCACTGGATCGGCTTCCACCTCTTTCTCCTCGTCCTGCTCACCTTCGAGTTCTTTTACACTCGCCGTCGCACTCCTGCGCCCTCCCCTGCCAAGGCCCACCGCAACGCCGTCGTCTCCACTGTCCTCTGGATCGTCGCCGCCCTCGCCTTCGCCGGATTCGTCTTTTACACCCTCGGCAGCGAATCCGCCGTCCAGTACCTCGCGGGCTATGCCATCGAAGAGTCGCTCTCCATCGACAACCTCTTCGTCTTCCTTATGCTCTTCCGCCTCTTCCAGATTCAGCCGCTCAAGCAGCCTCGTGTCCTTTTCTGGGGAGTGCTCGGAGCCATCCTCATGCGTGGAGCCTTCATCGCCGCCGGCATCGGCCTGCTCGACCGCTTCGCCTGGATCAGCTACGTCTTCGCAGCCATCCTGCTCATCGCGGCCATCCGCCTTGTCCTGCCGTCATCTCACAGCGAAGAAACTCCGGTCTGGATTCGCTGGCTCTCCAAAGTCCACCCCGTCAGCCTCACGCAAGACCACTTCTTCGTCATCGAAGACAACCGCCGCATGGCCACCGTCCTCTTCCTCGCCCTCGTCGCCATCGAGCTGGCCGATGTCGTCTTCGCACTCGACTCCATCCCCGCCGTCCTCTCCATCACGCGCCATCCCTTCCTCGCCTATACGTCGAACATCATGGCGGTCATGGGACTGCGCTCGCTCTACTTCCTGCTCGTCCACTTCCTCGCCAAGCTGCGCTTCCTGCACTACGGCCTCGCCGCCGTGCTCGCCTTCGCCGCCATCAAGATGCTCTCCGGCCATTGGATCGAGATCGGCCCGCTGCTCTCGCTCGGCGTCATCGTCGTTCTGCTCGGCATCACGGTCACTGCATCGTTTATCGCGCAGCCTGCGCAAAAATAA
- the tatC gene encoding twin-arginine translocase subunit TatC — MADFVDRARAAVTDRAELPGMSLMEHLAELRTRLMHSAAYLLVGFVVAYVFHERLYGYVQQPLTNLHIALNFTHPTDGLNLYLKVAFLGGAILASPFILYQVWLFISPGMYANEKRYVVPFMAATIGLFFIGAWFGYRWVLPGALKVLILDFGKDFHPIITIEDYTGFFLAIILGLGITFELPILIFFLSLFGIVDAKFLLKHIRYAILVIFLIAAIICPMPDPYSMCLFAAPMLALYFVGVGVAFFVHPARRKAKELKAS; from the coding sequence ATGGCTGATTTCGTCGATCGCGCCCGGGCCGCCGTTACCGACCGCGCAGAACTCCCCGGCATGAGTCTCATGGAACACCTCGCCGAGTTGCGCACGCGGCTCATGCACTCGGCTGCCTACTTGCTCGTTGGCTTCGTCGTAGCCTATGTCTTCCACGAGCGCCTCTACGGCTACGTGCAGCAGCCGCTCACCAACCTGCACATCGCGCTCAACTTCACCCACCCGACCGACGGCCTCAACCTCTATCTCAAGGTCGCCTTCCTCGGCGGAGCCATCCTCGCCTCACCCTTCATCCTCTATCAGGTCTGGCTCTTCATCTCGCCCGGTATGTACGCCAACGAGAAGCGCTACGTCGTCCCCTTCATGGCCGCGACCATCGGCCTCTTCTTTATCGGAGCGTGGTTCGGCTATCGTTGGGTCCTTCCCGGCGCACTCAAGGTCCTCATCCTCGACTTCGGCAAAGACTTCCACCCCATCATCACCATCGAGGACTACACCGGCTTCTTCCTCGCCATCATCCTCGGCCTGGGCATCACCTTCGAGCTGCCCATCCTCATCTTCTTTCTCTCGCTCTTCGGCATCGTCGACGCGAAGTTCCTGCTCAAGCACATCCGCTACGCCATTCTCGTCATCTTCCTCATCGCGGCCATCATCTGCCCCATGCCTGACCCCTACAGCATGTGCCTCTTCGCCGCGCCTATGCTTGCGCTCTACTTCGTCGGCGTCGGCGTAGCCTTCTTCGTCCACCCCGCCCGCCGCAAAGCCAAGGAACTGAAAGCCTCATGA
- a CDS encoding M28 family peptidase, whose translation MTSVALVNTCHPERSAAKSKDLRLFLPLLVLLLTATNLHAAAPARFNGQAAFALTQQFLNVAPKRYLGSPGHAKAEAFIKDHFKPEIAKGHFETDSFSASTPAGLMDMRNYIVKYPGKKDGVIVIASHYETNYPLRDIGFVGANDGACTTALLIEIGNYLRTHPPQGYSVWLVFDDGEEAVQSWSNSDSLYGTRHLAAKWSQDGTLKKIKAFMVADMIGDKDLNIDKDANSTPWLLDLLQQAAKNTGHSSYVFKNQTAVEDDHLPFQQRGVPVLDIIDMDYGPHTMTLPDGYHHTAFDTIDKISAHSLQIAGDLFLEMIRLIDQHG comes from the coding sequence ATGACCTCGGTCGCATTAGTAAACACCTGTCATCCTGAGCGAAGCGCAGCGAAGTCGAAGGACCTGCGGTTGTTCTTACCTCTGCTTGTCCTTCTCCTCACAGCCACAAACCTCCACGCAGCAGCACCCGCCCGCTTCAACGGACAAGCCGCCTTCGCCCTCACCCAGCAGTTCCTCAACGTAGCCCCCAAGCGTTACCTCGGCTCCCCCGGCCATGCCAAGGCCGAAGCCTTCATCAAGGACCACTTCAAGCCCGAGATCGCCAAGGGCCACTTCGAGACCGACAGCTTCAGCGCCAGCACTCCCGCCGGCCTGATGGACATGCGCAACTACATCGTCAAGTATCCCGGCAAAAAAGACGGTGTCATTGTCATCGCCAGCCACTACGAGACCAATTACCCGCTGCGCGACATCGGCTTCGTCGGCGCCAACGACGGCGCCTGCACCACCGCCCTGCTCATCGAGATCGGCAACTACCTCCGCACTCATCCGCCGCAGGGCTACAGCGTCTGGCTCGTCTTCGACGACGGCGAAGAGGCCGTTCAGTCCTGGTCCAACTCTGACTCCCTCTACGGCACGCGCCACCTCGCCGCCAAGTGGTCGCAGGACGGCACTCTCAAAAAGATCAAGGCCTTCATGGTCGCCGACATGATCGGCGACAAAGACCTCAACATCGACAAGGACGCCAACTCAACCCCGTGGCTGCTCGACCTGCTCCAGCAGGCGGCCAAAAACACCGGCCACTCCAGCTACGTTTTCAAGAATCAGACAGCCGTCGAAGATGACCATCTCCCCTTCCAGCAGCGCGGCGTCCCTGTGCTCGACATCATCGACATGGACTACGGCCCGCACACCATGACGTTGCCCGACGGCTACCATCACACCGCCTTCGACACCATCGACAAGATCAGCGCGCACTCGCTCCAGATCGCGGGCGACCTCTTCCTCGAGATGATTCGCCTCATCGACCAGCACGGCTAA
- a CDS encoding ankyrin repeat domain-containing protein, translating into MSTRQLPTRPNLEHLKKQARLLLRESLQDDAAATQRFRDAGVQLSEAQPKLADALHAIAREYGFDSWASLKGYVESSSDDPVEALTGAVRANDAALVRQVLKRHPALKSRLNEPLPNFGFQAPALIGAVNHGNREMVDVLLEAGADINARTKWWAGSFGVFDGDPKLASFLIERGAYVDIHAAARLGMFDRVKELVEGDAALVHARGGDGQMPLHFAATVEIAAYLLDHGAEIDARDIDHESTAAQYMAGCTSWPRADVLRYLISRGAQTDIFMAASLGDLEMVRKFLDADPALVRVSVSEKDLPKQNPHSGGSIYIYTFGWATTPHMIAHKFGYEAVFRLLMERSPLWLQLTQACEVGDEALVKELVAKHPTLVESLTEKARRRIVGTALRNNTEGIRLMLGAGWPSDVRGDSGQTPLHWAAWHGNVAMVQELLRHHAPLEAQEEEYKATPLGWAIHGSEHGWHRDKGNYGKTVEALLAAGAKAPELASVEASEEVLAVLRRHSG; encoded by the coding sequence ATGTCTACCCGCCAATTACCTACTCGCCCTAACCTCGAACATCTTAAGAAGCAAGCACGGCTGCTGTTACGGGAGTCGCTTCAGGATGATGCTGCTGCGACGCAGCGTTTTCGTGATGCCGGTGTACAGCTTTCAGAGGCACAGCCTAAGTTGGCTGATGCGCTGCATGCGATTGCACGGGAGTATGGCTTCGATAGCTGGGCGAGCCTGAAGGGCTATGTCGAGTCGTCGTCGGACGACCCGGTGGAGGCGCTGACCGGTGCTGTCAGGGCGAACGATGCTGCGCTGGTGCGACAGGTGCTCAAGCGGCATCCTGCGCTGAAGTCGCGGCTGAATGAGCCGCTGCCTAACTTTGGTTTTCAAGCGCCTGCGCTGATTGGAGCGGTGAATCATGGCAATCGCGAGATGGTCGATGTTCTGCTTGAGGCCGGTGCCGATATCAATGCGCGGACGAAGTGGTGGGCGGGGAGCTTTGGCGTCTTCGACGGCGATCCGAAGCTGGCTTCGTTTCTGATTGAGCGCGGCGCGTATGTGGACATCCACGCGGCTGCGCGGTTGGGCATGTTCGATCGTGTCAAAGAGCTGGTTGAGGGCGATGCGGCGCTGGTTCATGCTCGCGGCGGCGATGGGCAGATGCCGCTGCACTTTGCCGCGACGGTTGAGATTGCGGCTTATCTGCTGGACCATGGCGCGGAGATCGATGCTCGCGATATCGATCACGAGTCAACCGCCGCGCAGTACATGGCGGGTTGCACGAGCTGGCCGCGTGCGGATGTGCTGCGCTACCTGATCTCGCGAGGTGCGCAGACCGATATCTTTATGGCGGCGTCGCTGGGCGATCTGGAGATGGTGCGGAAGTTTCTTGATGCCGATCCGGCTTTGGTGCGCGTGAGCGTGTCGGAGAAAGACCTTCCCAAGCAGAATCCGCACAGCGGCGGCAGTATTTATATCTACACCTTCGGCTGGGCCACAACGCCACATATGATCGCTCATAAGTTTGGGTATGAAGCGGTGTTTCGGCTGCTGATGGAGCGCAGTCCGCTGTGGTTGCAACTGACACAGGCCTGCGAGGTGGGTGATGAGGCGCTGGTGAAGGAGCTGGTGGCCAAGCATCCGACATTGGTGGAGTCGCTGACAGAGAAGGCTCGCCGCCGCATTGTGGGCACGGCGCTGCGGAACAATACCGAGGGGATTCGGCTGATGCTTGGCGCGGGATGGCCTTCGGATGTGCGTGGAGACAGTGGCCAGACGCCTCTGCACTGGGCAGCGTGGCATGGCAACGTTGCGATGGTGCAGGAGCTGTTGCGGCACCATGCTCCGCTGGAGGCGCAGGAAGAGGAGTACAAGGCAACGCCGCTGGGATGGGCGATTCATGGGTCGGAGCACGGCTGGCATCGCGATAAGGGCAACTACGGAAAGACGGTTGAGGCTCTGCTGGCTGCGGGTGCCAAGGCTCCAGAGCTTGCCAGTGTGGAAGCTAGTGAAGAGGTGCTGGCTGTGCTGCGCCGCCACAGCGGTTAG
- a CDS encoding twin-arginine translocase TatA/TatE family subunit codes for MPSFQDSALIFVLALLLFGPKKLPELARQLGKLMAEFRRASNEFRMQMEDELRMAEQAEQQKKIAAMEAAAPVTPAITDGSENTTAPLSQDPIEEHPHMDPFKDDYSTTSLETAVEPVAETVAEPASEPAPEPLPIATSGDLNLMPPSTGLPVASSSSISQAFTSIPHAPESVPVSDQTTEAPVHG; via the coding sequence ATGCCTAGCTTTCAGGACAGCGCACTCATCTTCGTTCTCGCCTTGCTCCTCTTCGGCCCGAAGAAGCTGCCCGAGCTCGCCCGCCAGTTGGGCAAGCTTATGGCCGAGTTCCGCCGTGCCTCCAACGAATTCCGCATGCAGATGGAAGACGAGTTGCGCATGGCCGAACAGGCCGAGCAGCAGAAAAAAATCGCCGCCATGGAAGCGGCTGCCCCCGTCACCCCAGCCATCACCGACGGCAGCGAGAACACCACAGCGCCGCTCAGCCAGGACCCCATCGAAGAGCATCCTCACATGGACCCCTTCAAGGACGACTACTCGACCACAAGCCTCGAAACGGCAGTCGAGCCCGTCGCTGAAACCGTCGCCGAACCAGCTTCCGAACCGGCCCCCGAACCACTTCCCATCGCAACCTCAGGCGACCTTAATCTCATGCCCCCATCGACCGGCCTTCCCGTAGCCAGCAGCTCTTCCATCTCGCAGGCCTTTACCTCCATTCCGCACGCACCCGAGTCCGTGCCGGTATCCGATCAGACGACCGAGGCCCCTGTTCATGGCTGA
- a CDS encoding VOC family protein, with protein MANPFVHLELNTPNLAKAKAFYKEMFQWDFQDMDMGPSGTYSIFKPDSGPGGGMMSMPQAPTHWLPYIGVEDIKAATEKAKSLGAAMMMENHEVPDTGWFSIFTDPTGALVAIWQEKAK; from the coding sequence ATGGCAAACCCTTTCGTACATCTTGAGCTCAACACCCCCAATCTGGCGAAGGCAAAGGCCTTCTACAAAGAGATGTTTCAGTGGGACTTCCAGGACATGGACATGGGCCCCTCCGGCACCTACTCCATCTTCAAGCCCGACTCCGGCCCCGGCGGCGGCATGATGAGCATGCCCCAGGCCCCCACGCACTGGCTCCCCTACATCGGCGTCGAGGACATCAAAGCCGCCACCGAAAAGGCCAAGTCCCTCGGAGCCGCCATGATGATGGAAAACCACGAGGTCCCCGACACGGGCTGGTTCAGCATCTTCACCGACCCCACCGGAGCTCTCGTCGCCATCTGGCAGGAAAAGGCCAAATAA